The Candidatus Methylomirabilota bacterium genome includes the window CTAGTGTAGTATGGATCGCGTCATGATCAGCGTCCGCGGCCTTGGCATGCGTCTCGAGAGCGGCGGCCGCCCGGTGGACGTGCTCACCGAGGTCTCCCTGGAGGTGCCGGCCCGTCAATTCGTCGCCGTGGCGGGACCCTCCGGCAGCGGCAAGTCCACGCTGCTCGGCCTGATCGCGGGCCTCGACCGTCCCACGACCGGGCGGATCGTGGTGAACGGGGTCGAGCTGACGGGCCTCGGCGAGGACGCCCTCGCGCGCTTCCGCCGCGACACCATCGGCTACGTCTTCCAATCCTTCCACCTGATCCCAACACTGACGGCGCTCGAGAACGTCGCGGTGCCGCTCGAGTTGGCGGCAGATCCTGACGCGCTCGAGCGGGCGCAAGCGCTCTTGAGAGAGGTGGGCCTCGAAGACCGCGCGCACCACTACCCCGTGCAACTCTCGGGAGGCGAGCAGCAGCGCGTGGCCGTGGCGCGCGCCGTCGCGCGGCGCCCGACGCTCCTCCTCGCCGACGAGCCGACGGGCAACCTCGACTCGGCCACGGGCAAGCAGATCATCGATCTCCTGGTCGCGCTGAATCGCAACCTCGGCAGCACGCTGGTCCTGGTGACCCACGATCCGGCGCTGGCCGCGCTCGCCGGCCGCGTGATCACGCTCCGCGACGGGCGCATCGTGAGCGACGAAATGACCAATGGCGGCCCGGCCTAACCTCGACTTCGTGTTGACGCTCGCGTGGCGGGAGACGCGCGGCGCGGGGCGGCACTTCGCCTATCTCATCGCCTGCATCACGCTCGGCGTGGGCGCCCTCGTCGCCGTC containing:
- a CDS encoding ABC transporter ATP-binding protein, with the protein product MISVRGLGMRLESGGRPVDVLTEVSLEVPARQFVAVAGPSGSGKSTLLGLIAGLDRPTTGRIVVNGVELTGLGEDALARFRRDTIGYVFQSFHLIPTLTALENVAVPLELAADPDALERAQALLREVGLEDRAHHYPVQLSGGEQQRVAVARAVARRPTLLLADEPTGNLDSATGKQIIDLLVALNRNLGSTLVLVTHDPALAALAGRVITLRDGRIVSDEMTNGGPA